A region from the Anoplolepis gracilipes chromosome 2, ASM4749672v1, whole genome shotgun sequence genome encodes:
- the LOC140663300 gene encoding uncharacterized protein — protein MAARVLQANLNHARQAQHLFFHTLAECGYGLDIAAEPYWISGHSFWVWDDLGSVVITWRAEAPASLLATLVGRDKGWVTIRWGPVLVVRVYLLPSLDLRDFVERLDFLSAMIAGAGMGQVIVSGDFNAKSIA, from the coding sequence ATGGCTGCTCGGGTCCTGCAAGCAAACCTCAACCACGCTCGTCAGGCGCAACACTTGTTCTTTCATACGCTGGCGGAGTGTGGTTATGGTTTGGATATCGCCGCAGAACCATACTGGATTTCCGGACACTCTTTTTGGGTGTGGGATGATCTTGGGTCCGTGGTCATTACATGGAGGGCGGAAGCCCCAGCCTCGCTCCTCGCCACGTTGGTGGGTAGGGACAAAGGATGGGTGACGATTAGGTGGGGACCTGTATTGGTCGTAAGGGTCTACTTGCTTCCGAGCCTCGATCTGAGAGATTTTGTCGAGAGGCTGGACTTTCTCTCAGCTATGATTGCCGGTGCCGGAATGGGACAAGTAATAGTCTCGGGGGACTTCAACGCGAAGTCGATAGCGTAG
- the LOC140663294 gene encoding uncharacterized protein, with protein sequence MVENGCDLGIVADPLRIPHDDDRWEGDTLGSGGYCSRTRCRCPSPRFARPEEGICSGGLGAHHGGGGVPPPRLSVWEYGGRLDDLAACLRGPTVVAGDFNAHSPMCGSPRTNSNGRLVETWAAAEVLRILNQGSGNTFVGHRSGFSIVDLTWASPAALRKVSEWRMLDHVETGSDYLYVWFRVILTRDGTVPPPITALLRRL encoded by the coding sequence ATGGTAGAGAATGGTTGTGACTTGGGAATAGTCGCCGATCCCCTACGGATCCCACATGATGACGACCGCTGGGAGGGTGATACCTTGGGATCCGGTGGCTATTGTAGCCGGACCCGCTGCAGGTGCCCCTCTCCCCGTTTTGCGCGCCCGGAGGAAGGGATTTGTAGCGGCGGACTGGGGGCCCATCACGGTGGTGGTGGTGTACCTCCCCCCAGACTGTCCGTTTGGGAATACGGCGGCCGTCTAGACGATCTGGCCGCCTGCCTTCGCGGCCCGACCGTCGTCGCGGGGGATTTCAACGCCCACTCTCCTATGTGCGGTTCCCCGCGAACGAATTCCAATGGAAGGCTGGTGGAGACTTGGGCCGCTGCCGAGGTCCTTCGGATCCTCAACCAGGGCAGCGGCAACACATTCGTGGGGCACCGGAGCGGTTTTTCCATCGTGGATCTCACGTGGGCTAGCCCCGCTGCTCTGCGAAAGGTGTCGGAGTGGCGCATGCTGGACCACGTAGAAACCGGATCAGACTACTTATACGTCTGGTTCCGGGTGATCCTCACGCGCGACGGAACAGTACCCCCGCCAATAACGGCGCTTCTGAGGAGGTTGTGA
- the LOC140663299 gene encoding uncharacterized protein — translation MEARNSVRLPVTEVVRRIEAVGLKVALQKTEAVFMHAGSHGAPPETQLSLGRDTLGALCSPDPQSGQGFRGVGQSPAELGGPGGVVRRLWCGTVQSKTLYGAPVWAERVMGDRVLRETLRRIQRPMALRAARACRTVLHRAATILAGLLPWELVTCSHAEVYRRVR, via the exons ATGGAGGCGCGCAACTCCGTGAGGCTGCCGGTGACAGAGGTGGTGCGCCGAATAGAGGCGGTCGGGCTGAAGGTCGCGCTCCAAAAAACCGAGGCCGTGTTCATGCACGCCGGCTCTCATGGGGCGCCACCGGAAACCCAACTGTCTCTGGGAAGAGACACCCTG GGAGCACTTTGCTCTCCTGACCCCCAAAGTGGCCAAGGCTTCCGCGGCGTTGGGCAATCTCCTGCCGAACTCGGAGGGCCTGGAGGCGTCGTCAGACGCCTCTGGTGCGGAACGGTCCAGTCCAAGACCCTATATGGGGCCCCGGTCTGGGCCGAGAGGGTCATGGGAGATCGCGTATTGCGCGAAACGCTTAGAAGAATTCAGCGTCCCATGGCCCTACGGGCGGCGCGGGCATGCCGCACCGTCTTGCACAGGGCTGCCACGATCCTGGCCGGCCTGCTCCCATGGGAGCTGGTGACATGTTCCCACGCTGAAGTATATCGGCGGGTGCGCTAG